From a single Paraburkholderia edwinii genomic region:
- a CDS encoding type II secretion system F family protein — protein MRIDQIAVLALLFLIVFGAVFKGMSLLRPDPLKRRIGQIGAQGAAGEADAQQDDGRWIEKIAQVSSRVAKFSSPQENWSDSLLRVRFLNAGLRSEAAPAIYFAAKTVFALAWPALALLALAPKLHGMPTMFVLAIVLGASAFGFYLPNGVLARLIERRKLALFEDLPDAVDLMTVCVEAGLGFDAALARVTEEIGTRSKALRDEFELVLLELRAGSGREKALRNLALRTGVEDIDTLTTMLIQADRFGTSIGDSLRVYTDNLRTKRRLRAEEKAAKIALKLLFPLVFFIFPTLLIVLIGPSAIQTVRMLAPAMRHISG, from the coding sequence ATGAGAATCGACCAGATTGCGGTGCTCGCACTGTTGTTCCTGATCGTGTTCGGCGCCGTGTTCAAGGGCATGAGCCTGTTGCGGCCGGACCCGTTGAAGCGCCGTATCGGGCAGATCGGCGCGCAGGGAGCCGCCGGCGAAGCAGACGCGCAACAGGACGACGGCAGGTGGATCGAGAAGATCGCGCAGGTGTCGTCGCGCGTCGCGAAGTTCTCGTCGCCGCAGGAGAACTGGAGCGACTCGTTGCTGCGCGTGCGCTTTCTGAATGCGGGACTGCGCAGCGAAGCCGCGCCGGCCATCTATTTCGCCGCCAAAACGGTGTTCGCGCTCGCCTGGCCGGCGCTCGCGCTGCTCGCGCTTGCGCCGAAACTGCATGGCATGCCGACGATGTTCGTGCTTGCGATCGTGCTGGGCGCCTCGGCATTCGGCTTTTACCTGCCGAACGGTGTGCTCGCGCGGCTGATCGAGCGCCGCAAACTCGCGCTGTTCGAAGACCTGCCCGACGCGGTCGACCTGATGACCGTCTGCGTCGAAGCAGGGCTCGGCTTCGACGCAGCGCTTGCGCGCGTGACCGAAGAAATCGGCACGCGCAGCAAGGCGCTGCGCGACGAATTCGAACTCGTGCTGCTTGAGCTGCGTGCGGGCTCGGGCCGCGAGAAGGCGCTACGCAATCTCGCGCTGCGCACCGGCGTCGAGGATATCGACACGCTCACGACGATGCTGATCCAGGCGGACCGCTTCGGCACGAGCATCGGCGATTCGCTGCGTGTGTACACCGACAATCTGCGCACGAAACGGCGCCTGCGCGCGGAGGAGAAGGCCGCGAAAATCGCGCTGAAACTGCTGTTTCCGCTCGTCTTCTTTATCTTCCCGACGCTGCTGATCGTGCTGATCGGACCTTCGGCGATCCAGACGGTACGCATGCTGGCGCCGGCGATGCGGCATATCTCGGGCTGA
- a CDS encoding TadE/TadG family type IV pilus assembly protein → MSSSRVPSSNDCSRKRRTRQRGAAAVEFALIAPLLFLLLFVAMDFCVSLWVNLTMQYAVREGARYAVTGQSNLDPNASSQKRYLAVIQEIKNSSMGLYDMVSPSYTITVNGKSSSYASQGSYSNSMFGNPGDIIVLQINCAWPLLTPLARPFFANGLYTFSVAATMRNEGFSGG, encoded by the coding sequence ATGTCGTCATCGCGCGTGCCGTCATCAAACGATTGTTCGCGAAAACGACGGACGCGGCAGCGCGGCGCGGCCGCCGTCGAATTCGCGCTAATCGCGCCGTTGCTGTTCCTGCTGTTATTCGTCGCGATGGATTTCTGCGTCTCGCTGTGGGTGAACCTGACGATGCAATACGCGGTGCGCGAAGGGGCACGCTACGCGGTGACCGGGCAAAGCAACCTCGACCCGAACGCATCGAGCCAGAAGCGCTACCTCGCGGTGATCCAGGAGATCAAAAACAGCTCGATGGGCCTCTACGACATGGTGTCGCCGAGCTACACGATCACAGTGAACGGCAAGTCGAGCAGCTACGCGTCGCAAGGCAGCTACTCGAACTCGATGTTCGGCAATCCGGGCGACATCATCGTGCTGCAGATCAATTGTGCGTGGCCGCTGCTGACGCCGCTCGCGCGGCCGTTCTTCGCGAACGGACTGTACACGTTCAGCGTCGCCGCGACGATGCGCAACGAAGGTTTCTCAGGAGGTTGA
- a CDS encoding vWA domain-containing protein — MKVTAKKRQQGAVSIIVVMSLAALLAGLGLALDAGLGYMVKAKLDAAADGAAIAAGQAVTRGNTPDQQKANAQQAATAFFNANYPDGFLNSKPTLQTPSVTFDKGTVTIDIAAQAQVPTTFTQLIGFKTLNVATSSESIRRDLDMAFVVDTTTSMNSTAVQKAVRASSIDFLSNFDVTNDRVALMHFATGTVVDVPFKAANARGFDRSTMTTKINGYSFNGNTNSEEALWNARWQLNHVITQPSSLRVIVFFSDGAPNSFSSTFPMTKSSCKTNTGTIVSSDDKPSGSGQQDNPGGLYALGVQTSQALSGTCYDNTAATVDHLPANYNAHAASEPSITFPIVTNTPRVVTQDMNGASYTVRYRNINRASRNLLESMAAQARSEGIFVFALGYGPLLTVGKGADGEQGQDILKCIANVPDGPSRCYNPKQPVGVYCYAATTDDLRPCYSQIASQILRISK, encoded by the coding sequence GTGAAAGTTACAGCGAAAAAGCGCCAGCAAGGCGCGGTTAGCATTATCGTCGTGATGTCGCTCGCGGCGTTGCTGGCGGGGCTCGGACTCGCACTCGACGCTGGCCTCGGCTATATGGTGAAGGCGAAACTCGACGCGGCGGCGGATGGCGCGGCGATCGCGGCGGGTCAGGCCGTGACCCGCGGCAACACGCCGGACCAGCAGAAGGCGAACGCGCAGCAGGCGGCCACCGCGTTCTTCAATGCCAACTATCCGGACGGCTTCCTCAACTCGAAGCCGACGCTGCAGACGCCGTCGGTCACCTTCGACAAGGGCACGGTGACGATCGATATCGCCGCACAGGCGCAGGTGCCGACCACCTTCACGCAGCTGATCGGCTTCAAGACGCTGAACGTGGCGACGTCGTCGGAGTCGATCCGCCGCGACCTCGATATGGCGTTCGTGGTCGATACGACGACTTCGATGAACAGCACGGCGGTGCAAAAAGCCGTTCGCGCCAGCTCGATCGATTTCCTCAGCAATTTCGACGTGACGAACGACCGGGTCGCGCTGATGCACTTCGCGACCGGCACCGTGGTCGACGTGCCGTTCAAGGCGGCGAACGCGCGCGGCTTCGACCGTTCGACCATGACCACAAAGATCAACGGTTACTCATTCAACGGCAACACGAACTCGGAAGAAGCGCTGTGGAACGCGCGCTGGCAACTGAACCACGTGATCACGCAGCCGTCGAGCCTGCGCGTGATCGTGTTTTTCTCGGACGGCGCGCCGAACAGCTTTTCGTCGACGTTTCCGATGACAAAATCGAGCTGCAAGACCAACACCGGCACGATCGTGTCGTCCGACGACAAGCCGTCCGGCTCAGGGCAGCAGGACAACCCCGGCGGCCTGTATGCGCTCGGCGTGCAGACGAGCCAGGCGCTGTCGGGCACCTGCTATGACAACACGGCGGCCACGGTCGATCATCTGCCGGCGAACTACAACGCGCATGCGGCGTCCGAGCCCAGCATCACTTTCCCGATTGTCACGAACACGCCACGCGTGGTCACGCAGGATATGAACGGCGCGAGCTACACGGTGCGTTACCGGAACATCAACCGCGCATCGCGCAACCTGCTCGAATCGATGGCGGCGCAGGCGCGCTCCGAAGGCATCTTTGTGTTCGCGCTCGGCTACGGTCCATTGTTGACGGTCGGGAAAGGCGCGGATGGCGAGCAGGGGCAGGACATCCTCAAATGCATCGCGAATGTGCCGGATGGCCCGTCGCGCTGCTACAACCCGAAGCAGCCGGTCGGCGTGTACTGTTATGCAGCAACGACCGATGACCTGAGGCCCTGTTATTCGCAGATCGCGTCGCAGATTCTGCGGATTTCGAAGTAG
- a CDS encoding CpaF family protein — MSLREQLLMQSDLVADTPAASQPAASSQDTKAARQAYQQLKMSIHQTIIERVELDKLQRLSPEQVKRELAQLVERIVDEDKVPMNELERKRLVQDVQDEMLGLGPLEPLLNDPTVSDILVNTFQHVYVERRGKLELTDITFYDDAHLMKVIERIVSRVGRRIDESTPMVDARLPDGSRVNAIIPPSAIDGPLVSIRRFAVNPLTVDDMLNNRSFTPAMAQLLEALIKAKLNVLISGGTGSGKTTLLNLLSGFIPGDERIVTIEDAAELQLRQQHVLRLETRPPNIEGKGEISQRALVRNALRMRPDRIVLGEVRGGEALDMLHAMNTGHEGSMATLHANTPRDALTRLENMVSMAGIAMPAKAMRQQIASAVSVVVQASRLTDGRRKLMSIQEITGMEGDVINTQEIFIFKRTGVDQDGTVRGYFCATGVRPKFCDRLAAFGLSLPDNVFDPARRFEV, encoded by the coding sequence ATGTCACTGCGCGAACAACTCCTGATGCAAAGCGATCTTGTTGCCGATACGCCGGCCGCGAGCCAGCCCGCCGCGTCGTCGCAGGATACGAAGGCGGCGCGCCAGGCGTATCAGCAGCTCAAGATGAGCATCCACCAGACCATCATCGAGCGTGTCGAACTGGACAAGCTGCAGCGGCTGTCGCCGGAGCAGGTCAAGCGCGAGCTCGCGCAGCTCGTCGAGCGCATCGTCGACGAAGACAAGGTGCCGATGAACGAGCTCGAGCGCAAACGGCTCGTGCAGGACGTGCAGGACGAAATGCTCGGTCTCGGCCCGCTCGAACCGCTGCTGAACGACCCGACCGTCTCCGACATTCTCGTCAACACATTCCAGCACGTGTACGTCGAGCGGCGCGGCAAGCTCGAACTGACCGACATCACGTTCTACGACGACGCGCATCTGATGAAGGTGATCGAGCGCATCGTGTCGCGTGTCGGCCGGCGCATCGACGAGTCGACGCCGATGGTCGACGCGCGCCTGCCCGACGGCTCGCGTGTCAACGCGATCATTCCACCGTCGGCGATCGACGGGCCGCTTGTGTCGATCCGCCGTTTCGCCGTGAATCCGCTGACCGTCGACGACATGCTGAACAACCGCAGCTTTACGCCCGCGATGGCGCAGCTGCTCGAAGCGCTGATCAAGGCGAAGCTCAACGTGCTGATTTCGGGCGGCACCGGCAGCGGCAAGACGACGCTGTTGAACCTGCTGTCGGGCTTTATTCCCGGCGACGAACGCATCGTGACGATCGAAGACGCGGCCGAACTGCAATTGCGCCAGCAGCATGTGCTGCGCCTCGAGACGCGGCCGCCGAACATCGAAGGCAAGGGCGAGATCTCGCAGCGCGCGCTCGTGCGCAACGCGCTGCGGATGCGCCCCGACCGCATTGTGCTCGGCGAAGTACGCGGCGGCGAAGCGCTCGACATGCTGCACGCGATGAACACGGGCCACGAAGGATCGATGGCGACGCTGCACGCGAATACGCCGCGCGATGCGCTGACGCGCCTCGAAAACATGGTGTCGATGGCCGGTATCGCGATGCCCGCGAAAGCGATGCGGCAGCAGATCGCATCGGCGGTGTCGGTCGTCGTGCAGGCCTCGCGTTTGACCGACGGACGCCGCAAGCTGATGAGCATTCAGGAGATCACGGGCATGGAAGGCGACGTGATCAACACGCAGGAGATCTTCATCTTCAAGCGCACCGGCGTCGACCAGGACGGCACCGTGCGCGGCTATTTTTGCGCGACGGGCGTGCGGCCGAAATTCTGCGATCGCCTCGCCGCATTCGGTCTGTCGCTGCCGGACAACGTATTCGATCCGGCACGGCGCTTCGAAGTGTAG
- a CDS encoding type II secretion system F family protein, with protein MDTSFIGFVVLLFIATVLAIEGLYLWWHGKHGAEVKRVKARMHALTMPADGAGGPSSILKNGGLHDASFTARVLMSLPRAQALQRLLLQAGLNWTVKRFFAYVAACAGGAFAVALVMHQPLVIAIVLAVFCAMLPWWVVRHKRAKRMKRLEQQLPEAADLVARAMLAGHSFPSALGMVGDEMPQPLGGEFKLAFDEINFGASMSDALQNMVARVPLDDLRYFVIAVLIQREAGGNLAEILGNISNIIRERLKLLGKVRVLSAEGRLSAWILCLMPFVLGGVITMINPGLMRVFWTDATGMKLASAAMTFMLFGVFWSRKIVRIHV; from the coding sequence ATGGACACGTCGTTTATCGGCTTCGTGGTGCTGCTGTTCATCGCGACCGTGCTCGCGATCGAAGGCCTGTATTTGTGGTGGCACGGCAAGCACGGCGCCGAGGTCAAGCGCGTGAAGGCGCGCATGCACGCGCTCACGATGCCCGCGGACGGCGCCGGCGGCCCATCGTCGATCCTGAAGAACGGCGGGCTGCACGACGCATCGTTCACGGCGCGCGTGCTGATGAGCCTGCCGCGCGCGCAGGCGCTGCAGCGTTTGCTTCTGCAGGCGGGACTGAACTGGACGGTCAAGCGCTTCTTCGCCTATGTCGCGGCCTGCGCGGGCGGCGCGTTCGCGGTCGCGCTCGTCATGCACCAGCCGCTCGTTATCGCGATCGTGCTCGCGGTGTTCTGCGCCATGCTGCCGTGGTGGGTCGTGCGTCACAAGCGCGCAAAACGCATGAAGCGGCTCGAACAGCAACTGCCCGAAGCGGCCGACCTCGTCGCGCGCGCGATGCTGGCCGGCCACTCGTTTCCAAGCGCGCTCGGCATGGTCGGCGACGAGATGCCGCAACCGCTCGGCGGCGAATTCAAGCTTGCGTTCGACGAGATCAACTTCGGCGCATCGATGAGCGACGCGCTGCAAAACATGGTCGCGCGCGTGCCGCTCGACGATCTGCGCTATTTCGTGATCGCCGTGCTGATCCAGCGCGAAGCGGGCGGCAATCTCGCGGAGATTCTCGGCAACATCAGCAACATCATCCGCGAACGGTTGAAGCTGCTCGGCAAGGTGCGCGTGCTGTCGGCCGAAGGGCGGCTGTCCGCGTGGATCCTATGCCTGATGCCGTTCGTGCTCGGCGGCGTGATCACGATGATCAACCCGGGGCTGATGCGGGTGTTCTGGACCGACGCGACCGGCATGAAGCTCGCGAGCGCCGCGATGACGTTCATGCTGTTCGGCGTGTTCTGGTCGCGCAAGATCGTGCGGATTCACGTATGA
- a CDS encoding patatin-like phospholipase family protein, which yields MAKQAAGGGGGAPRKPADRAGHEQEAKQAKQAGQAGQAEQSDQAEQSDQAPRTRRRADIPGQVVLVLQGGGALGAYQAGVFHALHDAGIEPDWVIGTSIGAINGAIIAGNPGEKRLERLHEFWQRVTWQGGCGFGAGGGINEWPPGFCGLPVSVAEWLRDLSVVTHGIPSFFTPRADAWFGLYGAVGPERAAFYHTEPLRETLASLVDFDFLNARQMRLTVGTVGVASGHMHYFTNRDMPLAVDHVMASAAFPPGFPSVRIGGEAYWDGGIYSNTPLEAVLDDRPRRDSVIFTVQLWPVHGPEPASIREAMTRQRDIQYSSRAESHLERQKQIHNLRHVIRELGTHMTKEQRESDPIRQLLDWGCGTTMQVIELDAPRSCGHDLHKDIDFSATGIERRWTAGYEDTRSMIAREPWRVALDPMEGIAIHRSDPASV from the coding sequence ATGGCAAAACAGGCAGCGGGGGGCGGCGGGGGCGCGCCGCGCAAACCCGCCGACCGGGCGGGACACGAGCAGGAAGCGAAACAGGCGAAACAAGCGGGACAAGCGGGACAAGCGGAACAATCCGATCAAGCAGAACAATCCGATCAAGCGCCCCGTACCCGACGGCGCGCCGACATTCCCGGCCAGGTCGTGCTCGTGCTGCAAGGCGGCGGCGCGCTCGGCGCGTATCAGGCCGGCGTCTTCCATGCGCTGCACGACGCGGGCATCGAGCCCGACTGGGTGATCGGCACCTCGATCGGCGCGATCAACGGCGCGATTATCGCCGGCAATCCCGGCGAAAAACGTCTCGAGCGGCTGCACGAATTCTGGCAGCGCGTCACCTGGCAGGGCGGCTGCGGGTTCGGCGCGGGCGGCGGCATCAACGAATGGCCGCCGGGCTTCTGCGGCCTGCCCGTCAGTGTGGCCGAGTGGCTGCGCGATCTGTCGGTCGTCACGCATGGCATTCCGTCGTTCTTCACGCCGCGCGCCGATGCATGGTTCGGCCTCTACGGCGCGGTCGGCCCCGAGCGCGCCGCGTTCTATCACACGGAGCCGTTGCGTGAGACGCTCGCGTCGCTCGTCGATTTCGATTTCCTCAACGCGCGGCAGATGCGTCTGACGGTCGGCACCGTCGGTGTCGCGAGCGGCCATATGCATTACTTCACGAACCGCGACATGCCGCTCGCAGTCGATCATGTGATGGCGTCGGCCGCTTTTCCACCGGGCTTTCCGTCGGTACGCATCGGCGGCGAAGCTTACTGGGACGGCGGTATTTATTCGAACACGCCGCTCGAAGCGGTGCTCGACGACAGGCCGCGCCGCGATTCGGTCATCTTCACGGTGCAGCTTTGGCCCGTGCATGGACCCGAGCCGGCCTCGATACGCGAGGCGATGACGCGGCAGCGCGACATCCAGTATTCGAGCCGCGCGGAAAGCCACCTCGAGCGGCAGAAGCAGATTCACAATCTGCGTCATGTGATTCGCGAGCTGGGCACGCATATGACGAAGGAGCAGCGCGAAAGCGACCCGATCAGGCAATTGCTCGACTGGGGCTGCGGCACGACGATGCAGGTGATCGAACTCGACGCGCCGCGCTCGTGCGGCCACGACCTGCACAAGGACATCGACTTTTCCGCGACCGGCATCGAGCGGCGCTGGACGGCCGGCTACGAGGACACACGCAGCATGATCGCGCGCGAGCCATGGCGGGTCGCGCTCGACCCGATGGAAGGCATCGCGATTCATCGCTCGGATCCGGCGTCGGTGTGA
- a CDS encoding TadE/TadG family type IV pilus assembly protein produces the protein MDHPTNHRDLNPNPERGAMRSASRVAKRFSKRRERGAAAIEMALLLPILVAIALPVVDFARNMQAQMILINVSREGANLASRASLTFPMQTIMSSLSMTTPPLDMTANGMIYITEIIGNNGCDASNNNCTGVVVAQYRWNNGKYTAAASKLWNCGSSGTKWATDGTGGCSGLPSPGKTSPEVSLLKGQLSNGQIAYAVEAYYYQPPLIGALNLGPILKTPALSPDLYAMTVF, from the coding sequence ATGGACCATCCGACAAACCACCGAGACCTCAACCCGAATCCGGAGCGCGGCGCGATGCGCAGCGCGAGCCGCGTCGCAAAGCGCTTCTCGAAGCGCCGCGAGCGCGGCGCGGCCGCCATCGAAATGGCGCTGCTGCTGCCGATTCTCGTCGCCATCGCGCTGCCGGTAGTGGACTTCGCGCGCAACATGCAGGCGCAAATGATCCTGATCAACGTGAGCCGCGAGGGCGCGAACCTTGCATCGCGCGCGTCGCTGACGTTCCCGATGCAAACGATCATGTCGTCGCTGAGCATGACCACGCCGCCGCTCGATATGACCGCCAACGGGATGATCTACATCACCGAGATTATCGGCAACAACGGCTGCGATGCGAGCAACAACAACTGCACGGGTGTGGTCGTCGCGCAGTATCGCTGGAACAACGGCAAATACACGGCGGCGGCAAGCAAGCTGTGGAACTGCGGCAGCAGCGGCACGAAATGGGCGACGGACGGCACCGGCGGCTGTTCGGGCCTGCCGAGTCCCGGCAAGACATCGCCGGAAGTCAGTTTGTTGAAGGGGCAACTATCGAACGGGCAGATCGCGTATGCGGTTGAGGCTTATTACTACCAGCCGCCGCTGATCGGCGCGCTGAACCTCGGTCCGATATTGAAGACGCCGGCACTGTCGCCGGATCTGTACGCGATGACCGTTTTCTGA
- a CDS encoding AAA family ATPase has translation MIDILLVSANDACAKEIGAQLRNSGIAHTLHSEAGAAKTLARHAGSIKKADLLIIEDSHLAAADLAAIEEASAHAPHLACMLVTSALSTDMLMAAMRAGVRHVLSWPIDPTAFARELSHVASKKHAHTRRAGRVLSFVAGKGGCGTTLIATNVAYALAASRDKRVLFVDLNQQFADASLLLSDKAPAATLYDLGTQIDRLDAAFFEACVTRVHPNLDVLAGAGDPVKAGELRASHLQRVLTLVRDQYDIVLCDVGQSINPLSIHVLDQSDALGVVLAQSVPHLHATRRLIDLFGQLGYAPSKTRLIVNHYDKREQVGLEAIARTLGAKPVHVLPHDAKSARHAVNQGVPLYTVAKNGALTKSIDALATLLCPAETTQEKRIFPRFFAAKPGARQQLKPSH, from the coding sequence ATGATCGATATTCTTCTGGTTTCGGCAAACGACGCATGCGCGAAGGAAATCGGCGCGCAACTGCGCAACAGTGGCATCGCGCACACGCTGCATAGCGAAGCGGGCGCGGCCAAAACGCTGGCGCGGCACGCGGGGTCCATCAAAAAGGCCGATCTGCTGATCATCGAAGACAGTCATCTCGCGGCCGCCGATCTCGCCGCGATCGAGGAAGCGAGCGCGCATGCGCCGCACCTCGCCTGCATGCTCGTCACGTCCGCGCTGTCGACCGACATGCTGATGGCCGCGATGCGCGCGGGCGTGCGGCACGTGCTGTCATGGCCGATCGATCCGACCGCGTTCGCGCGCGAACTGTCGCATGTCGCCAGCAAGAAGCACGCGCATACGCGGCGCGCCGGACGCGTGTTGTCGTTCGTGGCCGGCAAGGGCGGTTGCGGCACGACGCTGATTGCGACGAACGTCGCCTACGCGCTCGCGGCCTCGCGCGACAAGCGCGTGCTGTTTGTCGATCTGAACCAGCAGTTCGCCGATGCGAGCCTGCTGCTGTCGGACAAGGCGCCCGCCGCGACGCTGTACGACCTCGGCACGCAGATCGACCGGCTCGACGCGGCGTTTTTCGAAGCCTGCGTGACGCGCGTGCATCCGAATCTCGACGTGCTGGCGGGCGCCGGCGACCCGGTGAAGGCAGGCGAACTGCGCGCGTCTCATCTGCAGCGCGTGCTTACGCTCGTGCGCGATCAGTACGACATCGTGCTGTGCGACGTCGGGCAAAGCATCAACCCGCTGTCGATTCATGTGCTCGACCAGAGCGATGCGCTCGGCGTGGTGCTGGCGCAATCCGTACCGCATCTGCATGCGACGCGGCGTCTGATCGATCTGTTCGGCCAGCTCGGCTATGCGCCGAGCAAGACGCGGCTCATCGTCAATCACTACGACAAGCGCGAGCAGGTCGGGCTCGAGGCGATCGCGCGCACGCTCGGCGCGAAGCCCGTGCACGTGCTGCCGCACGACGCGAAAAGCGCGCGCCACGCGGTGAATCAGGGCGTGCCGCTCTACACGGTGGCGAAGAACGGCGCGCTGACGAAAAGCATCGACGCGCTCGCGACGCTGCTGTGCCCCGCTGAAACAACGCAGGAGAAGCGGATTTTCCCGCGCTTTTTCGCGGCGAAGCCAGGCGCGCGGCAGCAACTGAAGCCGAGTCATTGA
- a CDS encoding type II and III secretion system protein family protein, which produces MNAKSARLAHRSQRREARKQRPAAARFALTVMLGTLGAFLWVLPTAQAEGLGDRTSATGMIGAAPGAALQVAAMQPNDVPLPQAPLTVAANATARAAGASSGNLAMVRGGKGPNCTGEVGDQSTVTVPLGKSTLVNLGEPVRQRTVGNPAIVQTMLVSPQTLYLLGSDIGTTNMIVQGKSGSCSVIDVVVGADPAGLQQTILKLMPNERGVQVMAAGDALVLTGTVSDATVAARIVELAHAFTARPNSALPPPSAHAAAAPAGAGPLPIPGLVPVGLGGGAAPALGGGADKSQRVINMMHIAAPQQVMLEVKVAEVSKTLIDQLGAQANLQGSIGTWSFGILAQFLSGGLGIAAASKANNLPLNLAIDAQKTDQLVKILAEPNLMAISGQEASFLAGGKVFIPVPQSNGSGGTTITLQEELFGVGLTFTPTVLENGRINLKVAPEVSELSPTGVAVSAGGVNSTAILPLITTRRATTTLQVYDGQSFAIGGLMKSNATGTIKALPGIGEVPVLGALFRSTNFQEDKTELVFIVTPRLAKPLPKAYPMPTDTFANVNEGMVYATGNMEGSKPVAPAAPAGVPARVPGTAPAVAPAPEPSGRVPAGNGMPTTQAAPQTVGAAGVVANAIGNTPATGTANLNTTVSPVAPLNAPPSPAPHPGPSNDAAAPPVASLPPQQARMEAPPDATQMTRTMATEEPRVDSQPLAAQVDTAQAPATPQ; this is translated from the coding sequence ATGAACGCGAAATCGGCTCGTCTGGCGCATCGGTCGCAAAGACGCGAAGCGAGGAAGCAACGGCCGGCGGCGGCGCGCTTTGCGCTGACCGTCATGTTGGGGACGCTCGGCGCGTTCCTGTGGGTGCTGCCGACCGCGCAGGCCGAAGGTCTCGGCGACCGTACCTCGGCGACCGGCATGATCGGCGCGGCGCCGGGCGCGGCCCTGCAGGTCGCCGCAATGCAACCGAACGACGTGCCGCTGCCGCAAGCGCCGCTGACGGTCGCGGCGAACGCCACAGCCCGCGCGGCCGGCGCATCGTCCGGCAACCTCGCGATGGTACGCGGCGGCAAGGGTCCGAACTGCACGGGCGAGGTCGGCGACCAGAGCACGGTGACCGTGCCGCTCGGCAAATCGACACTCGTCAATCTCGGCGAGCCGGTTCGTCAGCGCACGGTCGGCAACCCGGCGATCGTGCAGACCATGCTGGTTTCGCCACAGACGCTTTATCTGCTCGGCTCGGACATCGGCACGACGAACATGATCGTGCAGGGCAAGAGCGGCTCGTGCAGCGTGATCGACGTCGTGGTCGGCGCCGATCCGGCCGGGCTGCAGCAAACCATTCTCAAGCTGATGCCGAACGAACGCGGCGTGCAGGTGATGGCGGCCGGCGACGCGCTCGTGCTGACCGGCACCGTCAGTGACGCAACGGTCGCCGCGCGCATCGTCGAACTCGCGCACGCGTTCACGGCGCGGCCGAATTCGGCGCTGCCGCCGCCGTCCGCGCATGCCGCCGCGGCCCCGGCGGGCGCAGGCCCTCTGCCGATCCCGGGCCTCGTGCCCGTGGGCCTCGGTGGCGGCGCGGCGCCGGCACTCGGCGGTGGCGCGGACAAGTCGCAGCGCGTGATCAACATGATGCATATCGCCGCGCCGCAACAGGTGATGCTTGAAGTCAAGGTAGCCGAAGTATCGAAGACACTCATCGATCAGCTCGGCGCGCAGGCGAACCTGCAAGGCAGTATCGGCACCTGGAGCTTCGGCATTCTCGCGCAGTTCCTGTCGGGCGGCCTTGGCATCGCGGCCGCATCGAAGGCGAACAACCTGCCGCTCAATCTCGCGATCGACGCGCAGAAGACCGACCAGCTCGTGAAGATCCTCGCGGAACCGAACCTGATGGCGATCAGCGGCCAGGAAGCCAGCTTCCTCGCGGGCGGCAAGGTGTTTATCCCGGTCCCGCAAAGCAACGGCAGCGGCGGCACAACGATCACGCTGCAGGAAGAGCTGTTCGGCGTCGGCCTGACGTTCACGCCGACCGTGCTCGAAAACGGCCGCATCAATTTGAAGGTCGCACCGGAAGTGTCGGAACTGTCGCCGACCGGCGTTGCGGTCAGCGCGGGCGGTGTGAACAGCACGGCGATCCTGCCGCTCATCACGACACGCCGCGCGACGACCACCTTGCAGGTCTACGACGGCCAGAGTTTCGCGATCGGCGGCCTGATGAAGAGCAACGCGACGGGCACGATCAAGGCGCTGCCCGGCATCGGTGAAGTGCCGGTGCTCGGCGCGCTGTTCCGCAGCACGAACTTCCAGGAAGACAAGACTGAACTCGTGTTCATCGTCACGCCGCGTCTCGCGAAGCCGCTGCCGAAGGCGTACCCGATGCCGACCGACACCTTCGCGAACGTCAACGAAGGCATGGTGTACGCGACCGGCAACATGGAAGGCAGCAAGCCGGTAGCGCCGGCGGCGCCTGCGGGTGTGCCAGCGCGGGTGCCCGGTACAGCGCCTGCAGTTGCTCCGGCGCCGGAGCCGTCAGGCAGAGTGCCGGCCGGCAACGGCATGCCGACAACGCAAGCGGCGCCGCAAACCGTGGGCGCAGCGGGCGTCGTCGCAAACGCCATCGGCAATACGCCGGCAACGGGCACCGCGAACCTGAATACAACGGTTTCTCCGGTTGCGCCGCTGAACGCGCCGCCTTCGCCCGCGCCGCATCCCGGTCCATCGAACGATGCCGCCGCACCGCCGGTTGCAAGCCTGCCGCCTCAGCAGGCGCGCATGGAAGCGCCGCCCGACGCGACGCAAATGACACGAACCATGGCGACCGAAGAACCGCGCGTCGACAGCCAGCCGCTCGCCGCGCAAGTGGATACAGCACAAGCTCCGGCGACGCCGCAGTGA